In the Populus trichocarpa isolate Nisqually-1 chromosome 8, P.trichocarpa_v4.1, whole genome shotgun sequence genome, ATTGGCCATCACTGTCCTGCCCCAGCAGCACTGGCTTCAGGTTTTGGTCACATGAATGGGAAAAGCACGGGACATGCGCTGAGTCAGAAGAAATTGACCAGCACGGTTACTTTGAAGCAGCTCTTAAGCTGAAGGAAAAGGCAAACCTTCTCCAAGCTCTTGATAATGCAGGTGCGTGTATATATATGGACTCTCAATTATTCACTATTCTTTTCCTAGTCTTGATCAAGGAAGCCATTAATTAGATATTGTTTCTAACAATAATGGGCTGCTCTACAAAATATGGTGCAGGAATTAAACCAGACGATGAATTTTATGACTTGGACAGCATAAAAGAAGCTATAAAAGATGCTACTGGATTTACTCCTGGCATAGAGTGCAATATCGATGCATCCAAAAATAGCCAGCTCTACCAGGTTTTCATGTGTGTAGACATTTCTGGGTCAGAATTCATAGAATGTCCGGTGCTACCAAAGAGAAGATGTGCATCTAAGGTTCAGTTTCCTAAGTTTTAGATGACTGCTGTTATCTTAGGGGAGAAAGATTCTGCAGTATTTGTGGGTTATCTGACCGTATTCCTTCCTTTATTGAGCCTCTGGCTATAAAATTGCATGAGCTTGGCTATGCATCCTGTAATAACATGTCTTCTGTAAGTCTTTGTTAATGCATTGATTTCCTTTATACCCTTGCAAAAAATAGTTTCAttctgaaagaaaaagaaagaaagaaagaaaaagaaaattcagtTTCGTTTCTGATCAGGATCTGAAAAGGGGAAAACCCAGCTCATCTTTCACCTTCATGGGCCAAAAGCCCACTCTATAATCGGCAGTCAGTATCTGTATCCATCGGAAAAACATTCCGGAAGTCTAGAAGCTAAGATCCTCCTTGCTGATGCCCAATTGAAATTTCTAAAATCTACTCAATTCAATGCATTCATTAAATTGATGGATGGATATTCTAAGTTTTGTAGTTCGCTGTGTTTGTTTCATAAGAAGTCCCAACAAGCCTGGTTAACTGAAAGCCTAGTTTTCCATCCTCCTCTTTTCAATACAAGAGAAGAGAGCTTTGTTCTTATTTCCTTTCTCGTCCCCTCAGCTTTAGATCCGTGGCATTAGAAAAGGTAATCTCTCAACCACGAAACTCGTTATCGGTTTCATGAAATCAATCCCCAGTCAGTGTCGCGTCCCACCTGCGGGGTAGCATATATCATGAGATGACGTTAAAAAGGCCATGTCGATCACCCATCAAAACCAACAAGATAGCCATGGCCATCAAGTCCATTCTCTCTGTTGttgtctctgtttttctttttcctttttttaaattgcaatcCAGGGTATCCCGCTTAATATCATCGACGTgtcaacatgaaaataaatgaataaataaaaatgataggtTCTGAAAAGAGTAATGCTTAATTCACATAAAGAACACTTCTAAAGACCTCAAGCTtgcaatataatataaataaaagctaaattgatttaaataccAAGTGCAAtggtgaaataaataaaaataaaaaaacacggtAAAATGAACAACAGGCATCAACATTGTTTTATAAAAGTGgtgttttagttttagtttaacTTGCTAATAAGAGTAAGgctgactttttatttttagtttaacgtggatatCTGAGTCAGCTTGCGcttacctcgactaatttcacgggccttgaagttaacgaccatgtaaacttctagtggccatcatatgaacaaccacatggctcgaacctgaaaccacaaagGGAACAAACCTCCTGGTCCCAAACTTTTATCACTGGTAACCACTTAGATGATTGTAAAGTTGACTTTTTAGTTAAACCCACTTAAAgttgttatataattaaaaactagcTGTAGAATCCAAAAagaatttcatatttaatatttttgagttaatttttttttatttttttgag is a window encoding:
- the LOC7460691 gene encoding ribonuclease 3, whose product is MKLNFSILIKLAIIQYLSVLCVSEDFGFFYFVQQWPGSYCDTKHSCCYPRTGKPVADFGIHGLWPQNEDGSYPQNCNRDNALDEDQISDLTSSLQKDWPSLSCPSSTGFRFWSHEWEKHGTCAESEEIDQHGYFEAALKLKEKANLLQALDNAGIKPDDEFYDLDSIKEAIKDATGFTPGIECNIDASKNSQLYQVFMCVDISGSEFIECPVLPKRRCASKVQFPKF